GCAGAGAACCATGCTATTCAAAAGCATCTTAGCACAATCTAACTTCCCTTGCTTGCAATAAtaacaaatcattaaattataaGTGACCTCATTAGGCTGAATCCCCGAGTCACTCATCAGGCTCCACAATGCCCATGCTTTATCAAACAAGCCCATCTTTAAAAACCCATGAATTAAAGTGTTATAAGTACAAATATCTGGGTCACAGCCCTTCTTTAGCATCCTGAAATAAACCCTCATtgccatcttcatcttcttattCTTACCATGAGCATTCATTAGCGAAGTATACATCACCTTGTCCACAAAGAAACCTTGCACCTCCATCTCTTCAAAAACCAACTCCGCCTCCACCAACCACCCTGCCTTGCAAAGCCCAAAAAACAATGTCTTAAACATATGCAGAGTAGGCGGCGACCCGGTTCTTTTGCACATTATATCAAACACTTGTATCGCTTCACCCACATACCGTTGATGACACAAACCATTAATCAAAACAGTATAAACCCACATACCCAATTTCACATTAGCATCACTGATCCTAACTAAATAATCAAATGCTTCCAAAAACCTATCTTGCTCGTAAAACCCTTCAAGAATCATGATACAGGCAGCATTACTAAGCACACAATCATCACTACCAATAAGTCTATCAAAAAGCCTTACAGCATCATCTAATTTCCCTAACTTAGCCAAACAAATAATCATAGAATTGACAATATTCGAGTCCGGTTCAGTACCTCTAGCAATCACATGATCACGATAAAACTCATGCGCCGATAGAGGCTCACCCAAGTCAACCAATTTCCTAAGGAGCTCGCAAGAAATTCCAAGGCCAAGGTCCACGCCACTCGCGGAGGCAAATTCAATGGCGGAAAGTGCATCAGGGACCGTAGGAGAGCTGGCAATGAATCTCTGAATAACTTGCTGGGCAGAGGATAAAAGACCGCGGCGAAGAAGGTCATGGACTAAGGATTGGCAAAGGGAAGTGTGGTCGTTTGAGATTGGTTGTGGGTCTAAAGGGACAGCACAAGTTGAAGTAATTGgtctttttttgggtttgaagtAGAGAGAACGATAGAAAGGCCtcctttttatcatgttttcaaCAATTGGGTTGCTAAATTTTCATGTCAAGATTGGAAATTAATGGAAAAGAAATTGTGGGTTTTGAGTAAAACTATGTGAGCAGGTGATGAAATGGAAGGAGGAATTGGCGGTTTAGCCAGTTCAGAGGATTGAGATGTGCCTGCCTGGGTTTAGGCCTTGGGGTTTTAGGAGCTGATGATCAACCGTTGCATTTGTCTGGAGAGGATTTGGCCCACTACTTATGAGTGGATTATGATTTAATCCCTATActgttaatattttatagtttagtCCTTACACTTTTGAAAATCATAAGTTAATCTCTTTAAGGGTTTATCTGAGTTGACTGTTAATTCCTTTTCAAGTATTAGCATTGCCCTCTTTAAATGCACTTTGGTTTTGCTTATGGTAGGTAATATTGGAAAATTTGAGAAGAAATGGAGGACATTTTAGGAAGAAATGGAGGATATTTTAGGGGGAAAACAATTCAATTATCCTAATGGAATGACTTAAATTATAAACAAGTAAAATTACAGCGGTTCACAATTTTCTTGTtggttcaaaattaattaaccatCATCAAAAGTATTCTAAACCTACTAAATGCATAATTATAACCTATCATGTTTTATTACGCTCAAATCATGTTTCAAGTAAGCACACATTTACTGTTACTTCTCATCGAAAGTGCTCTACAAGGACGGCATATCTGATTATCTGAAAAGTTTCTTGTCCCACTGGGGGTTTCTGATATTACAAATTATCTGAAGTTCTTACAATGCATTTACAGCAAAACgtataataatttgataatttcccAGCAAATTCCATTGCCCTAATTACACTTTGTGAGAGGATCACCCCCTGCCTTGATTACATGACTATTTACCTGGAAACAAATGAGCTAGATCAGGATCATCCAAGTTCACATCCAACCAACCTTGCAATCGCATATATTCAGTATAATGATCTGGTGGCGTCACTGCCCGGCAATTTCCTGGAGTAAAGCCATGAACCCTCTCAAGATCACGAGCAAGCCACCGGAGATAAGCATGGTCCAATGGAGGCACAACTTTCAAGAGAATCTCTTGCCTGTCCTGGGCCAACGGAAACACGACTTCTCTTTCTTGCTTCGTGGGTTTGTTTCCCATGCTTGACCAGCTACAGAAAGAGAACAAGCTAGCACGCACCTGTAGTAAATTATAGGAAGACATGGAATTGAGGGAATAGATATactagttattaattttatttcatgtttaggATGTGTGCTTTTATTGCATCCACACAAAGTCTCACGTAATTTTGACAATGCAGCAAGTTGTGGTTGATCAGGATTTAGCAACTTCCTCAAAAATAATCTTTACAAGGCAGTTCTTAGACAAATTGTACCTGAGATAGTTGGAGGCAGGATAGATAATGTGCATAAAGAATTCAGCCCAATGAAAGCATTGCCAGTGCTGTAAGCCATGCTCAAATCAAAAGAGAAGTGGTCCTAAATCAAATAAAGAGACACTCAACATCCTGATGGCTGAGAGGAAGCTACAAATTATGATAATGTCAATCGCTATGGCAATTTTTTGAAACCAATAGTCTCCAAATCAAAATTCCATCAAATAAAAGAGTTGAGGGTTGAATCAAGCTTAAAATCTAGTCTGCAGACAGGAGCTAGTAAACCAGAAGGGATTGGTGATGTGCCGCTAGTGAAACATAACTAACATCCTTGGTGGTattaaaagcaacaaaaatggCACTATCATTGCTAGGAATAGCAACCAGATTCAGCAACAAGCTTGAAGCATGAGAAAGAGTTCATCTTATTTGATATGGTTTGTGCCAAAATAGTGTCCCTCGACACTATCACAAGGCTATGCAGCGTGTTTAAGAACGAAATTCATGCTAAGCCTGCGCCATCTAGATTCTGGGATGTCTTTTAACAAGACATATGATACCAAGTCCTTGTTTACAAATAAGTAACCATCCACTGAAAAAAGGCAAGTGAGTACCAAAAGTTTCAGCATCAAGTTTCGAACCATAGAGAAATGGTACATGGCTCAAATTCTTTTGCCTAAAATATGCAAGAAAGTAAGAGTCTTAAACTAGATTAAATGGTATTTGAAGCCCTAGATAAAGTTCGTTGCATGATTAATCATCTGTGAAAATGAGAACTGGGAGTGGCACAACAAAATTCCTCAGCAGAAATTAAGACAGGAAAATTATTAAGGCTGGTCATGTAAACCTGCTGGGAGGTTCAGATGACACATGACAGCTTTCTACTGGTTCAGGACCAATTTTCAATTTGGAACCATAGGAAAAGCCAGAATTATCATAAGAAGGGACATCTTATCTATACACCATGTTCTAGTCTAGAACACAATGTGAAGACATTAGAGATAGAGGGGCAAGGGACATGTCTCCTTgtcctttttgttttaaaaagacaaaagcTCACTTCATAAACGTCTCGaggacaaatttattttatgtttttgtcttgATCCTTCCAACCAAACACGTTTCCGTCTCTTCTTTTATCTATCTTTTCTATCTTGAAATATTAACCAAACGTGACCTTAATTCTTTTGTACTTGATTCTCTTTTTCCCTCCAATTACACCTTACAAGTTCAATtctattgatgttaaaaatgttgaagataaaatttattcacACTAAGTCTAAAACACTATGCATATACAAacaaatgatccaaaaacaaaaattagattaaattagATTACATTATTAGTTTCTTTCCTTGTATATTTGAAGACAACTAATAAATGTTTAGAGAAtcaataagatttaaatttcaCAAATTAGGTAAGCAGATATGTTTTTCCatataagcaataaaaaaaactttggtcatgttctttctttttatggtcCAAAATAAACAAGCCAAACCCCAATCcaaaaacatagattttattttattttattccatttctttttattaaattttattccattaattctaaaaaaaaatatgttttgtcaCCAGCAAAATCTTCTCATTACTTTTCaagagttaaaaaatttaattaaatacataaaataagtGTTAGTttatgtgataatatttttaagtttttacagtaaattctaaaaaaaaaacatagagattgATTATAAATATGAAATTACTCTTAACAACTGTCCTAAAAAACACTTCTTAATGAGAAATCAATAATTTCTTGTCTTAAAAATGGAATTTGAATCAATGAAAGTTAATTTTGAACCAAGCACAACAGATTAGACGGTGGCCATTGTCTTCTAGAACCAACACAATGGTCTCTGACATTTTATAATGTGGTGAAACTTTAGTTCCTGTGTACTCCATTCTCGTTTTCCCTCTAATTATACCTTACAAATCCAATTCTGttgattttaaaagtgtttaagCTAAAATTTATTCACACTAAGTCTAAAACATTAAGcatatacaaataaattattcaaaaaataagattagattaggctattaatttatttccttgtATATTTGAAGGCAACTAATAAATGTTTAGAGCAtcaataagatttaaattttccCAAATTAGGTAAGTAGATATTTTGTTTCCATGTATATAATCAcagaatcttttaaaataattctattGCTAAATTTGTCACAGGTGTAGACACCTATAAATTTGTGTTGCATACATGAACTTGAAATATATACGCTCTAACATCTTCAACAAGTGAGAGTTTAGATAAAAGAATCGAAGATAATGAAGCTAATTGTCTTTCTCTTGATTTCTTGGGTCGCACTATTAAGCCTCTTCACTCCCACTCAAGGTTAGGGGTGATCAAAGTACTCATGAATAGTACTTAACGATTTGATAGatgaatttttgtttgaaaaaatattgaatatgtgcctttctttctttctttgaaaatGCAGGTCAAATCAAATGGTGCCCAAAGACGGCCAGATTTCCAGGGGGGTGTGGAAACAACGGCAGTCAGCAATgcttagttgattttttatcaaactatGGTGCAAGCAGCATGCCAAAGAATTGTGTATGCAAAAATGCAGGATCTCAACGACTGTGCTCATGTGACGTTGTTTGTCAGTAAGATTTGtgtcaaaaaaacaaacaaaatcctGGTGCTTAGCCATGTTTTGTTTCTGAATCTGATGGATGCATAACAAAGTATGGTCAAATAATGTAAGAAGTTgagaaataaaactaataaaaccaTATAATAAGTTCTTTCTGAGTTGATAAACAATTTGTTTTGAGCCCTTTTCAATTCAGCATATAATCTCTTAATGCATCTAGATCAAGCTGCTCTTAAGCTGTCGAACTGCGTGCTATGTCATAAACAGCCAATAATGAATTGCTAAGCCAACTATCAAATACTCCTAGTTACAACGATTATCATTTTAACACAGAATTATAGTATAACTTCGATAAATTGACAAGTTAATAACCTCGACGAAACGATACTTTTGTTTGATCCGActtaaatttgaagtttaaataatatctcaattaattaataaatttgcaTTGTCCAaggtattaatttatagagtTTTAACTGTATTGACCAATAATTTTGACAGAAAGCACCAACTATTCTCATTGTTGTATTCTTcagaaaaaatctcaaaaactgCGACATAGAGCATTCTATGAACTAGATTAAACTAAATGGCCACACCCACATCAGTATTTTACCTCATCGagactatcaaataatatttgctaaatatttgttttcattaaacAAGACCCATGATAGTCTTCTCCTAAAAtatgcagagagagagagagagagagagcaaacaCAACACAATACGAATCAAAGTGAACTTATCTTTAACACATGAGAGGCAAGAACTTGGCTTACCTTCGATTCTTGTAGTGTATGTTCGGCCTTGTGAACCGTGGATGACGACGACTGGTGTTGGATAACAGAGAAATGAAGCAAGGAAGAGTGAGTTTCGACGTTCCGACTTTCGAGTTTGTTAGGACGCCTTTGGAACACGAGACGACATGGTATAGGATAACACAAAGTATCATGTGAATCGTTTTTGTCATGTACTGTGTCTAAATTTTTGGCTGACCGCCCCCTAAAGATAAGCTCACACTCTTTGATGGGACAgaacttattaaaatatatttcttatattagctggattcattttctttaaatttgaaattattctttgttttttttttttttttttgattttgaacttttttttcttatgtcaaACAAGCAATACTCTTTCATTAGTCATTTAACTATCgtttggtataattttttttagaaaaatattaaatatccaGGTTACTTCAAtgtatcttttttaaataaaaaaactcaaagtataaattaaaaaatcaatgcaaGCAATATATTTCATAACATAAAAGAAGACATGTATCTAATtgtgaaaattatttatttaaataaataaaagataaatttatatcataaaaaactcatagtttaaaaattaaacacaaataaaattgactGAATAAACTCACTCCATAAAAGATATTACGCAAGGCCGAACAAATcggtaatataattttaaaacaaatattttttatttttaaaaataaacttcatttctataaaaaaaaaattataaatgaattagaataataacttaaaaaactaaatagaaataaatcaactaaaaaaaacttatattaaaaaaaaaaactagaaaaattatgacttaagtcatgagatcgggataaacttatgaaaaaaaaacttgaagataatcacaaaaccaatatttaaaaaaataatatagaacaATAAGATCGTACGAAGCCGaattctcaacaaattaaatgtcaaaagatgaaaccaggaaaaaaattaattacataagaagatcaaaaaaaaatgagggtgagaaaaaaacattaattagagggatacaaattttcaattagaggatttaattgaattaaaaaatagctttaataaaaggaaaaaaatcaaaagaataagggtcaaactgaaatgataaaacaacataaaatttgattgaatgatgaaattaaaagaaaaaaaaattcaacaaaagtgtcgaatagaaaaattagaaatttgttaaaaatgAGAACGAAATGAAAAAACCAACCATATGAGAAATTGCATTTGAAagcctaaattaaaaaaaataaaaacttctataaataaaaaaggaacgaaataagaaattaatagaatgagggctaaaattaaaagtaaaaaaaaaaggacaataaTATACATTACAtgtcaagagaaaaaaaataaaaaggggaaATCAAATGATTACCGGTAATAATTTGACCACCATAAGCTATCACATGCCACTCTAAATGGAAGATGACACGATGACGCATTTAAGAAGATAACGAACGACTAGTTATGTCCATAGGGTGATGTCACACGCGACGTCTAAATGACATGGACGCTACCCACGTGCCGAGGTGTGTCGAGCACGCTTCAACAGTTTTAAGcattaaataatttgaaaaaattttgaaaattccaAAATATTCTCGTGACCTcaataattacacaaaatacccACATGAAAGTACAAAAATACCCCTAAATGCTAAGCTTATGTGTTTTGTCTTTTCCAAGATTAAAGATGTATTTGCATTGTATAGTAAAATCTGAAAACCCTAAAACACTATTACCTAGCAACgcaataatttgtatttttactgtTAAAAAGCTTatgcaaattcaagaaaaccCTTGGtcaacaatttaatattttgctaATTTTGGGGGCAAatgagtatttttataaaaaagtagaaaagGACATCAACACCCCCATCAAAGaggcttaatttttttggacTAAAAGGCGCAAGAGTAATTTTACTATATGGATTGGATTACAGTAAAATATCCAGGCCATTTAGTTTTTTAGGTAATTTCTTCGGCAATACAAGAACAAACATCGCTTGCTCTTgaaatttaaaactcttttaagtttttttttttttttttttattatctttcctATAAAATTACCGACTTTGTCATTAAAAGGTTCTTAAGTCCTTttgattattactatttttgcaggtacttagatcttttatcattaatttggtgttttttgagctaagaataaaaaaaactatttacttGAATATCTTAATTAACCATTACCCACAAACTACATAACctattacataaatattttagattctGGAACATCATCAGACTCTACATTTCAATGAATCAAGCAACAACTAGGCAAGTATTGTTTGTAAATTGCAAGTCAGTAGATGGAAATCCTCGCCTCAGCAACCTTAAGGCTAAGGCTGAATTCAAGCTTATTTTCATGGACGAACTTTTGGAGTACAGCACTATCTTGGCCCTTTCTACCACTAGGGATCACCATGGCATTGATCTCAactataaaatcaataataagaATTCTGTATTTTCTGGGGGTGACAATCTTACATAAACTTTGTTGATTATcgatctaaataaataaaaaaatattttatctagtCGGATTTgattaaaactcaaaaataaaaaaaatcaagttttgagtTAAGTATGAATACAGATTTATCTAACCCAAATCTAAAACTcaacccaaaataaataaataactttaaattaaaaaaaaaaacacattaggttcctttaataaaaaaatttatctgagaatttatttttatttttattttaaagatagcATATGTTAAAGATGATCAAGAGATcccagaaataaaaataaaaatataaaatttaccaCATTTTTTCCTCTATCCCCTCCATCTGTAGTCCACATGGAATGTTCATGGTAAAACAATTACAAATCTTTAACAACAAGAATCACTTGCATTTCTCTTGCTTGAACCCTAATCTCTCATTCCTCAAATCATACTCCACGTAAAAATTCTGCATCTGAAAATTCCCCAAAATCATCCCAGGCCCGCCCACCCTCTCCGGCCCCGCCACCCCATCCGTCACCACAGTCAAGCACGCCACCTCACCACCGACAAATGCGAAATAATTCTCCACCGGCAGTGCCACGTCAGCACCACCCTTAAAATACAGCCTCAGTTCAGGAAACGACACCGTTTTGGCATCAGAAACATTAAAGCAAGGCCTTAGCCCAATCGCATCCTCAATTTCCTTAACCCTCCTGTAATCCTTAATTTGTCTAATAAACTCATCACTCAGTGGCTCAAAAGCCTCACGTGCCATGAACGTGAACGTGGTCCCTGAGTCGATGATGACCCCACCATTGCCATCCTCTCCCGGTGACAAGTACTTGTAAGGCACCTTCACATGGTGGCCGCCGACGGTGATTCGCCGGAGACCCAAATAGTAATAAACTGAGAAACTACTTTTGTTGTCAACTTTAGGGTTTTTCACAAATGGAGTGTACACTAAggcattggtttttttatcagaatCTAACTGTTCCATGTCGAGAACTAAAGAGCTGCTCTTCTTGGTGTCATCATCGAATCTATGAGAGAGTAAACAGTAAGAGAACTTACCTAGACCAAGTTGACTTGGTAAAGATGAAAGTCCACGACCAAATCCAGCAATTCCCGCGGGTTGGTGGGAAGAGAATACGGAGCACCCGACAAGGAAGTTGGGTTTTGATAGGCTATGGAGATGGAGAGTTTCTGATAATGCAACGCCTCCAGTTGTGCCTGATCCGTAGAAGATCATATAAGGTGGACAAGTTTGGTTGAGGCAGGATTTAATACTACAGTCTTGATCGCAGTTTATGTTTGAGTGGTGGATCCAAGAGCATTTAGGGTTTTTGCATCCAAGAAGCTTGGAAGATGAGGATTCTTTAGGGATAAAAGGTTGGATTCTTGATGATggtgaggaggaggagaaagaaCAGTGCTTACAAAGGTAGTGAGAGGTGCAAGGGAACCAGACAATGTCACTTCCAGTATCCATGATGAAAGAGAGGGTTTGGGGTGGAGTGCCAAAGCTGAGAGAAACTGAGTAGCCTCCATAGCTATGAGAGAAGAGAGGGGCTGTGGTGGTGGTTGCAGGGGTAGTTTGGGGATTTTTGAGGTGGCGGGCTCTTGCTAGGGAGGTGGTGACAAGGTGGTTCAGCTTTTGGTATTGATCTTGAAACGGGATTTGGTTTGTTTGGGGATGTTGTAATGGGATTGTTATGGAAGAAGAAATGAAGGGAAATAAGGAAAGGAGAGACAGACAGTAgagcaaagaagaagaaacagaaaccATGGCTGTTTAATAACTTGTTCTTGCTTAGTGCCTTGGGAAGAGAGAGTGGCCAAACAATaatcttttgtttaaatttggtGTAATATTGTTGATAAGGAGACGGTATGGCCTTATGGGACAGTGCCAGGTAGGTTTGGGTGACAGCATTTCGGACCCTTCTTGCTTTAAATGAATGATTCAAAACATCACAACTGTCAATGTGCATGCCTTTAAGGAGATGAAAAAAAGGGCATCTAGATGCTGAATGGCAAGCCAAGGATAAGATCACTGGATTAGAAGCCATTAATCGTTAACTTTCTTCGAAGatgggggagagagagagattgttgaTAGATGGAACCTTTTCATAGAAGCCATTAATGTCCTTAAATCAGTGGATGGATATTTAGGTCGCAACAGTAGCAGTTGGATTGGCACCATTTGCACATGAAAGAACAGCTCCATTAATGGGCGGCCTCGAGACCATAAAGGACTCTTGGCGGTTTGTAAATCCTAGGCAATGGGCACATGCTCCATCTTAGAACGTGAAAGTGATTTCCTTTCTGCCTACTTGCCTTGGCTCCGAGCAGAAAACCAGACAACTGTGTACTTCCTTAGCTGTTCCCACCGGAGTTGACCTACTCGTCTCTCGCACATTGAATGCTTATGGAGcaacttttaataaatttctgtGACTGCCATACACTTTTGAAAGAGATTTCGGCCCACCAATGCTAACCTTTCATCTACAGTGCTGCTGGACAATGGGCCCTTGTAGTTCTTGTGGTGACTgatcaattattttctttgaagGCTGCCTTCAAGACACTACCAACCATCGTTACAAAACCAAAGATATCTCGTCACTAAAGGAAAAATTTACATGACAAGATGGAAATACAGGTAATATAGCCCTGCCGGTTCCTTGTTCAAGACAACGATATTTTAGCTATAAGGGTTGCACCACgtttctaaattattattttttttgcttgaaataaattttttttaatatttttgtatcgttttgatgtgttaatattaaaaataatttttaaaaaatattctaaataaaaaacactttaaatcatCATCGCTACTACAATTTCAAACAGGCCCGAAGACAATATAGATAAGAAAACTGCTATTTTGCAGCCCCTGGATCACAATCCTTTCTGCATTACACCGCTAGAGGGTGTCTAAATCACATGCATGTATTAAATTCATGACCATAATTGAATTTAACTTTAAGATTTCATATATATCTCTTAAACTGTATATTTGAAtaagttgaaattttacaagaagatattagatacatgaaattttattttagtaaacTTTCAAGTCAAATGGAGTTCCAGAACAtattgtttcaaattatttcagAAGATTGAAGTTACTAAACAAATCTTCCATACTAGACTTTTGTACACTGTTTAGGACATATATGAAGCTACAAATGAAATTTTTGTGCGATTCGAGTTGTTCTGGAAACTAGAAATCTCAACCTTTCCAACTATATATTTTAGACTCAATAATTCATCAGACAAGAGAGAACATGTTTAAAATCAGGACTGGAAATTTGCCAAGAATATGCAAAAATCATAGATTCAGGCTACATAGAgaaattttagcatgaaaattttgtttttattatcctattttatctatttatttaatgttgaataattatttttaatttaagtttgttcTGGCCAATTGAACATTATTTAgaggtttatttcattattggatTTATGTTAATTGATTACTAGTTCAGATCTAatagcttgcaacccaaaaaCAGTCCATTAGGATTAGTTAGAGAagattatattatgttttttttagctgcAAACTTCAgcaacaagttaaaaaataaacgtgaattttccttttgtttgtaACAAAATAACATTTCTTTACAGGGACTTCGTATACTAagttatcaaagattaactggatTCGTGACATCAATTGCATACTTGGAGTtcttaaatacaaaattatttctaactccaagttttttttcattacttttggttcttagatacaagattatttatgaattaaaattctatcaaacttgattttcataagaaaaaaataaattctacttcttccttctttttttttttaaagcagaatttgataaattaaagagAGACCTActgaaagaacaaagaaaaacagcTCAAACCTGATTTAGTTTTTTGAGTtgttatttagtttgttaagaGTTGTTCAATCACTTAATTAAGAAGTTCGCATCAATAAATCTATTAGTGGCAACTCACAATTGACAAAGATCATATCTAATCTTTCATCACGTTAACATGAAATTCCAAATAAAGTACGTTAACTATAGGCAAAGTGAAATCATGCAACTCAGCAAGAACGTCAACATATTCCCAGCTTATGACGATATTCGCATTTCTCTAGAATTTTCTAATAGCGTACCTTCATCATCGGCAGAAAAATTATGCgcttgatatatttataatggACATTGGTCTACTGATGTGACGGATCACAAGACAACAACCACCATAAAAGTTTTCCTTGCAGTGGCCATcggtcaaattaatttatttga
This region of Populus trichocarpa isolate Nisqually-1 chromosome 9, P.trichocarpa_v4.1, whole genome shotgun sequence genomic DNA includes:
- the LOC112328701 gene encoding pentatricopeptide repeat-containing protein At5g62370-like isoform X1; translation: MIKRRPFYRSLYFKPKKRPITSTCAVPLDPQPISNDHTSLCQSLVHDLLRRGLLSSAQQVIQRFIASSPTVPDALSAIEFASASGVDLGLGISCELLRKLVDLGEPLSAHEFYRDHVIARGTEPDSNIVNSMIICLAKLGKLDDAVRLFDRLIGSDDCVLSNAACIMILEGFYEQDRFLEAFDYLVRISDANVKLGMWVYTVLINGLCHQRYVGEAIQVFDIMCKRTGSPPTLHMFKTLFFGLCKAGWLVEAELVFEEMEVQGFFVDKVMYTSLMNAHGKNKKMKMAMRVYFRMLKKGCDPDICTYNTLIHGFLKMGLFDKAWALWSLMSDSGIQPNEVTYNLMICYYCKQGKLDCAKMLLNSMVLCNLAPCVHCYTPIIAALYKQNRCLEVYELCERMLESGIVPDHVLFFVLMRNEPKGLELQLCLLMLQAIAKNGCGLDRSSLSISDKINSSAGLEQEIELILREIARIDLNLCNVAGSIYVSALCEDGKTETALACFKNVASAGCIPLLFTFNSLIKRLFQDGLFEDVKSLMDIMQNEGIVPNLETYLIMVNEYCKQEDLASAFGILDQMKEMGPKPSVAIYDCIIACLSQQRRISEAETLFHRMRRDGLDPDEVAYMTMINAYARDGRGDKALNLFEKMIENAIQPSSYSYTSLISGLVKRK
- the LOC7460069 gene encoding uncharacterized protein LOC7460069, whose product is MGNKPTKQEREVVFPLAQDRQEILLKVVPPLDHAYLRWLARDLERVHGFTPGNCRAVTPPDHYTEYMRLQGWLDVNLDDPDLAHLFPGK
- the LOC7460067 gene encoding probable aspartyl protease At4g16563; translated protein: MVSVSSSLLYCLSLLSLFPFISSSITIPLQHPQTNQIPFQDQYQKLNHLVTTSLARARHLKNPQTTPATTTTAPLFSHSYGGYSVSLSFGTPPQTLSFIMDTGSDIVWFPCTSHYLCKHCSFSSSSPSSRIQPFIPKESSSSKLLGCKNPKCSWIHHSNINCDQDCSIKSCLNQTCPPYMIFYGSGTTGGVALSETLHLHSLSKPNFLVGCSVFSSHQPAGIAGFGRGLSSLPSQLGLGKFSYCLLSHRFDDDTKKSSSLVLDMEQLDSDKKTNALVYTPFVKNPKVDNKSSFSVYYYLGLRRITVGGHHVKVPYKYLSPGEDGNGGVIIDSGTTFTFMAREAFEPLSDEFIRQIKDYRRVKEIEDAIGLRPCFNVSDAKTVSFPELRLYFKGGADVALPVENYFAFVGGEVACLTVVTDGVAGPERVGGPGMILGNFQMQNFYVEYDLRNERLGFKQEKCK